In the genome of Lathyrus oleraceus cultivar Zhongwan6 chromosome 4, CAAS_Psat_ZW6_1.0, whole genome shotgun sequence, the window ATTCAAATAAACTTCTAAAAAAAAACTCCTGCTCCAACACCAAGTATTTCTATCTAAATACGATTAACTGtgcaaattcaaatcatttttcaaatcaATATAACTTCTAAAGAATATTCTTTTATAATttaaacttgggatgaaaaagaGTATAGGAGGTGTTCGCTTCGCTATCTCCCGAGTACTCGAATGATTGGCGTTTgccatattgctcgagttcttgtcGCCCGATTAAAACCTTACCAAATTCGAATTCAAATCAATTCTTTTAAATTAACATGATTTATAAGaacatttttataatttaaactttggatgaaaaagagtatAGGAGGCATTCGCTCCACTACCTCTCGAGTATTCGAATGATTGGCGCtcgccacattgctcgaattcTTGTGGCCCGATTAAAACACtctaaataaacttggataaaggaataggtggcgcacgcctcattattcctcGAGTAAGCAAGTGCGAGGCACACACCTCACTACCATGCATATTCAATTTTCGCAAACAATTTTCAATAATAATTTGAATGAAAAGGGAGTAGGAGGCattcgccttattattcctcgaataattgaacgattggtgtgcaccatattgctcaGTTTTTTGTCGTTCTTCTAAAAAATACCAAATATATTAAACTAAATTTCTCGCCCCCGTGAGATTGACAACTTAACTCTTTTTAGAAAGAACATTGCTTAATCCTTTATAGTGCGAACACAAACTAGAGCTTAAGTCTCCATCGCGAGCATGCAAGCCAACATTTAACCGCTAGGATACGATCTAAGCACTTGTTCATTAAAACACATTCAACTTATCAAACCTattttctcgcccccgtgcgatcaaaactcttttaaaaaagaacactgtttaatcccttctaacgcgcacaacaaactagtgtttaagcctctgccgagagtagacaagccaatgtttagcctttagaatgtGATATaaacagtcgttcattaaaagaagccaaccaaccgtagttactcgaactacgaatgctctgacttccttatttcaccataaggatacgtaggcacgagattaCGAGATCTcggcgagcacactaataaaaaacctccattttcccccttctgaggtttccatccatctctcTTTTCAATGTTTTCATAAATCGAAAAAAATAAacaacataagctaacattcaaattgcaaattcaattaaaaggttcccgttgagtacaacggacgtgaggggtgctaataaATTCCCCTttgtgtaatcgactcccaaacccgaatacggttgcgacgaccattattctgtttttaaaggttttatcgatattttacTATTCCTTaattgggataaataaagttcgatggagactCTATTCGAACTAATTTTTTTCCACGACCATCACgagggatcgtatttttcgagatgcgacagcTAGCGACTCTGGTGGGGACATTTTCTCCAAGCAggagagagtcaagcctaatttagttTAATTTGAAATGAGTGTTAAAATGTTGTTTCTTTCTTCCATGTTGTTTCTTTGTACCTTATTGTATTATTTATGCTATATGTGATTTACTCTTATACTGTGATAGGTGGTCTATATGTTGATgcatgttgtgagataagcttTATCCCCGAGCTTCGAGAATAACTTAGAATCGGAAGTTATGTGGTATTGAACCAGGGGTCTACACCTCGTTGGAACAATATGAaaactccacctagagtagatctgtttggaaTTTCCATCATGATATGGCTAGCCTATTATTGTGGGGAAATTTTAAatacgatccgtgactctaggaaCCTCGCCTTAACCTGAAGCCTGCTACTAAGGTCGgtgattatgtagtattgaaccgaggggtcTACACCTCATTCGAACAATACGAAAATCCTACTTAGAGTATATCTGTTTGGAGTCTCCGTCACGATGAGGCTAGCCCATTATTGCAAGGAAATTCTAAACCTGATCCGTGACTCTAGGAACCTCATCTAAAACCTAAGAGCCAACCCCGTGAGTGGTTTATGGGTAGAAAATTTAAAACTATCTATTGTATGGAGCCTACCTAGTATGTTGTTCTGTGATGCTCATGTTATCCTGGATCCTAATTATACTTGCATTACATTTTCTTTGCATACCTAAATACAAAATTTCATGCGTTCGCATTTCATCAACCTGaattgcatatcattttcataaacaaaaaaCTCATCCCATCCTTTGTGCATAACCCGTAGTTGAATTCCCGAAACTCGTATCAGACTTGAAGTAGCTCTTGAAATATCATGGACCCATTGGAGCAAAGTCATATTGCATTGATAGGAGATGTCGACTCGATGAAAAACCAGATAGGCAACTTGTTAAGGCTATGATAGCTTTAGCAAAGAGGGAGGACAACATTCAGCAGACTGCAATTATTGAGAATGTCGTTCCACCTCCAGTAAATGATCTTACCCAACCTCAGCCTATGTGAACCCCAGTTGATAACTCTGTTGTACAAGAACGTCATATTGTTCGAGACGGGGGTTCCTCATATCATGATGCTGTTGAGTATCACAATTTTGCATTCTCTGTGCCAGATTCCCATGGAACAAGCCTGGTGGTTAATACTGAACAACCACAAGATGATGTGATTGCTAAAAGATGCAGCgtgctagagaaaagactcaaggCCATAGAAGGACAAGATACTGTTGAACTGAATGCCTTAAACACGTGTTTGGTACCTGGCCTGGTTATACCTGCAAAATTCAAAGTACTGGAATtcgagaagtacaaaggggatagctgtccaaagcaccatttggtgattTTCTGTCGAAAAATGACTTCTTATGCTCACAATGATAAGCTAATGATCCACTATTTTAAAGATAATTTGACTGGGGCATCGATGAACtggtacatgaagttagaaaggaatCATATTCAGTCATGGTTGGACTTAGCTAATGCTTTTTtgaagcagtataaatacaatTTGGACATGGCCCCCGATCGTATGCAGTTGAGAGCCTTATCTCAGGAAAGCAACGAATCCTTCAGAGGGcatgcccaaagatggagagagttagcaGGTTACATTGAACCACCACTCTTAGAGAAAGAATTAATGGACTCATTCAAAGATACCTTACAAAGTCCTTACTTCGAAAGGACGATTAGTAGTGCAGCATCAGACTTAGCTCACTTGGTGTCAATCGGAGAACGCATCGAGTTTGGCCTTAAAAGTGGAAAAATCCAATGCGCCTCGAGTACCCAGAGCGTTGAGAGTAAATATATTGTCAATTCCCAAgtggaagaagaggatgaagtTAATGCAGTATGAGAGGCTCCATGAGCTCCATATCAAACACCATCCTTTCCACATGGTCAATATCCTACTAATCAAGGATCTCCTTAATATCAATAATAAATTCCACCTCAGCAGCCATACAAACGGCAGGATGTTCCACATCGACAGCGTCAACCTGCTCAACAAAGGCCAAGAAAGCTAGAGAGGCACATCGACCCGCTTCCAATGCCATACAATCAAGTACTTCCATATTTGATCAAGAGAGGACTGATAGTGCCAAAGAAGATAAAACCAATAATTCCTCCGTACCCACTAGGCTTTGATGCCAACGCCTAATGTGACTTCCATGCTGGGGCACAtgggcattcaactgaagactgcaaAGTGCTCAAGAGTAAGGTACAAACCCTGCTTGATTCCAAGATGTTCTCATTTGCGCCTCGAAGCTTGCAAATCAGTAGTACTGTTTCACCTAGTTGTGATGGTCCATCAGTCCATGTTATGGAAGAAATTTCTGAGAGTAGGTATGAAGATGATTATCATACTAGTCTCGATGAGCATAACTACCACTACTATGAAGAAGGCTAACCCAGCAGTGAACCAAGCACGAGAGATCTTCCTCTGCACTAGCAACTATTTGGCTATTTCTAgcatttcatttgtatttttctttgcatgttaagtacttatctgctttcaagtattgttgatttcctttaatggtaatattaatgaaatgatcatgcatgTTTTGAACGAATCCTTTCGTATTCACTCACATTTTCCATTcatataaaaaaaacaaaaatatttctcCCATTCATTTATCAAGTTGTTATTTTAGCAAAGATTgaagggaggatgacgaaaatgAAATACTCATAATTGTTAATAGTATGCTTTTGGATAAAATCCTGCTGATGGTTTACATGaattgtttcaaatccccaaaaactggagagataaggagttaatccctagtcaaccaaTTCAAGCCTAGAAGTAGGTGTTTCTTTCAGATATACAAACCCTTATGTTTAACTTGGGGCAGGGTAGTGTTTAGTTAATTTGACTACGGATTCAAATTACAAGAAGAAGCATCTCGTCTGTGGATCAACCACATACCATTCTTCGCACACATcttgaagtgtcgaaggaaccttgaaaaaatccaaaatttatgtcggttgttcttcaatgaccaatgacttggcagtcacaattttccaaataaaatcaaagaaaagtgcccgctaagtcgaacacccaaaCATGAGACTTAGTAAAAAACGGGGGCAATCTCAATGGACAAAAGCTTCGAAAAGCGgtccagacaaaagttagggatcaaaacaaaaatcaaaagaggtcatcAAATCCTCcagcaaaaacaaaacaagattcgATGACTACCATctcaagaatcaaagggtcatCGACATCCGTGAAATAAAAATgaggtgactgccatttcaagcGAATCTGGAATCCTCATCTTTACACCGTTGAACTCTCATAAAAGACGaatgtgtatgttgaattaactgagCTTAGGACTGGAGATCATCAcgaagaaggggtgggttaaaataaactttgagccttatatcccTTTGTTCAAAAACCATGAACCAGgccatgttacaacccttaaaagacctaattgaagtagggtttattctgaaagcatactacatCAAGTTTGCATAAACTGACTCCTAGATATTTGCTAATCACCTGCATTGGTGTCATATTCTCGCTATATCTTTCACACACTAGCTAAATTAGCAATGCGTTTGAACTATTGTCCCATTCGTCACACACAATCACATCCCCtcaataaatgatttttcaaaacttgcatgaatgtTGCATTAAAATTGTCATTGattaaataaacaattttaacTACAAGTAAGTTCTTTACATCAAGGAGCTTCAAAGAAGAAATCATAGAGGAACTTGATCATTCGTTAATGCTGACCTAAAGCAAGAACACCTCTTAACCCTATAGGTCAGGGGCATGGTATCCAATGACTATGA includes:
- the LOC127137028 gene encoding uncharacterized protein LOC127137028, with amino-acid sequence MVVAPGFAEVFSAGLDSRVPGMDSHGTSLVVNTEQPQDDVIAKRCSVLEKRLKAIEGQDTVELNALNTCLVPGLVIPAKFKVLEFEKYKGDSCPKHHLVIFCRKMTSYAHNDKLMIHYFKDNLTGASMNWYMKLERNHIQSWLDLANAFLKQYKYNLDMAPDRMQLRALSQESNESFRGHAQRWRELAGYIEPPLLEKELMDSFKDTLQSPYFERTISSAASDLAHLVSIGERIEFGLKSGKIQCASSTQSVESKYIVNSQVEEEDEVNAV